A stretch of Streptomyces vietnamensis DNA encodes these proteins:
- a CDS encoding SDR family NAD(P)-dependent oxidoreductase has translation MTTQTATDTAEADAPAKPVALVTGATSGIGLAIARRLAALGARTFLCARDEARLTETVKELQAEGLDVDGTVCDVADPAQIRAYVAAAVQRYGTVDILVNNAGRSGGGATAEIPDELWLDVINTNLTSVFLMTKEVLGAGGMLAKKRGRIINIASTGGKQGVVHAVPYSASKHGVVGLTKALGLELARTGITVNAVCPGFVETPMAEKVREHYAGIWQVSEQETFDRITARVPMGRYVETREVAAMVEYLVADDAAAVTAQALNVCGGLGNY, from the coding sequence ATGACGACGCAGACAGCCACGGACACGGCCGAGGCCGACGCTCCGGCGAAGCCGGTGGCGCTGGTGACCGGTGCCACCAGCGGCATCGGTCTGGCGATCGCCAGGCGGCTCGCCGCACTCGGCGCGCGCACCTTCCTCTGCGCCCGGGACGAGGCGCGGCTCACGGAGACGGTCAAGGAGCTCCAGGCCGAGGGCCTCGACGTGGACGGCACGGTGTGCGACGTGGCGGACCCGGCGCAGATCCGCGCCTATGTGGCGGCGGCCGTCCAACGGTACGGAACGGTCGACATCCTGGTGAACAACGCCGGCCGCAGCGGCGGCGGCGCCACCGCCGAGATCCCCGACGAGCTGTGGCTCGACGTCATCAACACCAACCTGACGAGCGTCTTCCTCATGACGAAGGAGGTGCTGGGCGCCGGTGGGATGCTGGCCAAGAAGCGCGGCCGGATCATCAACATCGCGTCCACGGGCGGCAAGCAGGGCGTGGTGCACGCGGTGCCGTACTCGGCGTCCAAGCACGGTGTCGTCGGTCTGACCAAGGCCCTCGGCCTGGAGCTGGCCCGCACCGGCATCACCGTGAACGCCGTGTGCCCCGGCTTCGTGGAGACCCCGATGGCCGAGAAGGTGCGCGAGCACTACGCCGGCATCTGGCAGGTGTCCGAGCAGGAGACCTTCGACCGCATCACCGCCCGGGTGCCGATGGGCCGGTACGTCGAGACCCGCGAGGTCGCGGCGATGGTCGAGTACCTGGTGGCGGACGACGCGGCGGCGGTCACCGCGCAGGCGCTCAACGTCTGCGGCGGGCTGGGCAACTACTGA
- a CDS encoding SDR family NAD(P)-dependent oxidoreductase, protein MAAEAPTTPDTAPAPVARVAAVAPVALVTGSSSGIGQTVAQRLAAAGYRVVVNSARSVEEGEKTAAALPDALYVRADVSDEADARRLVDTAVTHYGRLDVLVNNAGRTRAIPHADLTAATPEVWREILDLNVIGTWQTTVAAMPHLSRSGAGAVVNVSSIAGSRPAGSSIPYAVSKAAIEHMTRLLANTVGPAVRVNAVAPGLIETPWTQNSDFFAPIAEHVRQTTPLRRTGRPEDVAEAVLGLLRATYTTGQVLLVDGGAHLL, encoded by the coding sequence ATGGCCGCCGAAGCCCCCACGACACCGGACACGGCGCCCGCCCCCGTCGCACGCGTGGCGGCCGTGGCACCCGTCGCGCTGGTCACCGGCTCCTCCTCCGGCATCGGGCAGACCGTCGCCCAGCGGCTGGCCGCCGCGGGCTACCGCGTGGTCGTCAACTCCGCCCGCTCCGTGGAGGAGGGCGAGAAGACGGCCGCCGCGCTGCCCGACGCCCTCTACGTCCGGGCGGACGTCTCCGACGAGGCGGACGCGCGCCGCCTCGTCGACACGGCCGTCACGCACTACGGCCGGCTGGACGTCCTGGTCAACAACGCCGGACGCACCCGCGCCATCCCGCACGCCGACCTGACCGCCGCCACGCCCGAGGTGTGGCGGGAGATCCTCGACCTCAACGTGATCGGGACCTGGCAGACCACCGTCGCCGCGATGCCGCACCTGTCCCGCTCGGGCGCCGGCGCCGTGGTCAACGTGTCCTCCATCGCGGGCAGCCGCCCGGCCGGCAGCTCGATCCCGTACGCCGTGAGCAAGGCGGCCATCGAGCACATGACCCGGCTCCTCGCGAACACGGTGGGTCCGGCCGTCCGGGTCAACGCGGTCGCTCCCGGACTGATCGAGACGCCCTGGACACAGAACAGCGACTTCTTCGCTCCGATCGCCGAGCACGTCCGGCAGACCACTCCGCTGCGCCGCACGGGCCGCCCCGAGGACGTCGCGGAAGCCGTCCTGGGGCTGCTCCGCGCCACGTACACCACCGGGCAGGTCCTGCTGGTGGACGGCGGCGCCCACCTGCTCTGA
- a CDS encoding LLM class flavin-dependent oxidoreductase yields the protein MRLAVNLVHQGAGELARAAERLGYAAALAPEGYRSDAASVLGLVAGVTERIALISGVMQIPGRPPAMAALTAATLDSLSGGRFRLGLGVSNPDVSVGWYGVEFTQPLERTREYVDIVRRALDGEPVTHRGTHFEVGGPAPLHLLTERPPGRLPVLLAAVGPRNLRLAGEIADGWLGVFTSPEAVTRAVAEIRKGRGTDDLSGFEVLPSLPTAVADTAGQAADTLRGQYVYLMGIGDPERNFYCAMARSMGYEAEVAAFLDRLAAGDRAGAGAALPLGFIDRTALIGPVDRIADRMRAYADAGVTTLGVMVSAAATGLEGRLAIVEAAARALERSGLATG from the coding sequence GTGCGGCTCGCCGTGAACCTCGTCCACCAAGGTGCCGGTGAACTCGCCCGCGCCGCCGAACGGCTGGGCTACGCCGCCGCGCTGGCCCCCGAGGGCTACCGCTCCGACGCGGCCAGTGTGCTGGGCCTCGTGGCGGGGGTGACCGAACGCATCGCCCTGATCTCGGGCGTGATGCAGATCCCCGGCCGCCCGCCGGCCATGGCCGCCCTGACCGCCGCCACGCTCGACTCGCTGAGCGGCGGCCGCTTCCGGCTCGGCCTCGGAGTGTCCAACCCCGATGTGTCGGTGGGCTGGTACGGCGTCGAGTTCACGCAGCCGCTCGAACGCACCCGGGAGTACGTCGACATCGTCCGCCGCGCCCTGGACGGCGAGCCCGTCACCCACCGGGGCACGCACTTCGAGGTCGGCGGACCCGCCCCCCTGCACCTGCTGACCGAGCGGCCCCCCGGCCGGCTGCCGGTGCTGCTCGCGGCGGTCGGCCCGCGCAACCTACGGCTCGCGGGCGAGATCGCGGACGGCTGGCTCGGGGTCTTCACCTCCCCGGAGGCCGTCACCCGGGCCGTCGCGGAGATCCGCAAGGGCCGGGGCACGGACGACCTGAGCGGATTCGAGGTGCTGCCCAGCCTGCCCACCGCCGTCGCGGACACCGCGGGCCAGGCGGCGGACACGCTGCGCGGCCAGTACGTGTACCTCATGGGCATCGGCGACCCCGAGCGCAACTTCTACTGCGCGATGGCCCGTTCGATGGGGTACGAGGCCGAGGTCGCCGCCTTCCTCGACCGGCTCGCGGCCGGCGACCGCGCGGGCGCCGGCGCGGCGCTCCCGCTCGGTTTCATCGACCGAACGGCGCTGATCGGCCCCGTCGACCGGATCGCGGACCGGATGCGCGCCTACGCGGACGCGGGCGTGACCACCCTCGGGGTGATGGTCTCGGCCGCCGCGACCGGCCTGGAGGGCCGTCTGGCCATCGTCGAAGCGGCCGCCCGGGCCCTGGAACGCTCCGGCCTGGCCACCGGCTGA
- a CDS encoding DUF6081 family protein has protein sequence MTILFHDDFTEGLRARPDGPWSLRPAGALTAGDGITRATDAGLVVEPTGTAPGTGQPAFVVPPGNEPLDHLRWAAFGPGCPTGGATLTVSATLSAEPLGEAADDVPDGAGALVVLDRDAGLILDFALTGGRVWALYGRVPGPDGTRGGFSYSVPLAPRGPLDTHRCALVVDTAEAVARWFLDGTEVFSVEHLGQGLPEGVRPDSVTPGPLGPVRSTTLVPGLALICDRPHGQGLRLTVGALSVADEVAA, from the coding sequence ATGACGATCCTCTTCCACGACGACTTCACCGAAGGGCTGCGAGCCCGGCCCGACGGCCCCTGGTCGCTGCGGCCCGCCGGCGCGCTGACGGCCGGGGACGGCATCACGCGCGCCACGGACGCCGGCCTGGTGGTGGAGCCGACCGGTACGGCCCCGGGTACCGGGCAGCCGGCCTTCGTGGTGCCGCCCGGCAATGAGCCCCTCGACCATCTGCGCTGGGCCGCCTTCGGCCCCGGGTGCCCGACCGGGGGCGCCACGCTGACCGTGTCCGCGACGCTCTCGGCCGAGCCGCTGGGGGAGGCGGCGGACGACGTACCGGACGGGGCGGGCGCCCTCGTCGTACTGGACCGTGACGCCGGTCTGATCCTGGACTTCGCGCTGACCGGCGGCCGGGTGTGGGCGCTGTACGGCCGCGTGCCCGGCCCGGACGGCACACGGGGCGGCTTCTCGTACAGCGTGCCGCTCGCCCCGCGCGGCCCCCTGGACACACACCGCTGCGCACTCGTGGTGGACACGGCGGAGGCCGTGGCCCGCTGGTTCCTCGACGGCACCGAGGTGTTCTCCGTGGAACACCTCGGCCAGGGCCTGCCGGAGGGGGTACGACCGGACTCGGTGACCCCGGGCCCGCTCGGCCCCGTGCGGTCCACGACGCTCGTGCCCGGCCTGGCGCTGATCTGCGACCGTCCGCACGGACAGGGGCTGCGTCTCACCGTGGGCGCGCTGTCGGTCGCCGACGAGGTGGCGGCGTGA
- a CDS encoding NDP-hexose 2,3-dehydratase family protein, with translation MTHIEDAAGFHSWFAGRSAAHRYRITPTPLHDLDGWYTDSATGDVRHRSGRFFSIEGLRFEPAAPDAPAWTQPIIRQPETGILGVLLKRFDGVPHLLMQAKMEPGNITTLQLSPTVQATFSNYTRVHRGAAVRYIDHFLTPGAADRVHYDALQSEQGSWFLGKRNRNIVVETTADVPVHEDFCWVPRPVMAELLRVDNLVNMDSRTVLAGLPDEVTGDGSGEAPLPGRASEQPLHDTATLLHWFTGAKMRHRSERTTIPLRRVGGWHRDDRRGEIAHEAGRYFRIIGVDVEADSREVPSWSQPMLAPAGRGVIAFVSKEIRGERHLLVQARAEAGTFDVAEIGPSVQCNPGNLAESARRPPYLDAVLAARPEQVLFDTVHSEEGGRFYHAENRYLVVDGTDIPLDVPEDYTWMTVRQLTRAGRIGNLVDVEARTLLACVRTLPGHGASR, from the coding sequence GTGACGCACATCGAGGACGCGGCCGGCTTCCACTCCTGGTTCGCCGGCCGGAGCGCCGCCCACCGGTACCGCATCACCCCGACCCCCCTGCACGACCTGGACGGCTGGTACACCGACTCCGCCACGGGCGACGTCCGGCACCGCAGCGGCCGGTTCTTCTCGATCGAGGGCCTGCGGTTCGAGCCGGCCGCCCCGGACGCACCGGCCTGGACGCAGCCGATCATCCGGCAGCCGGAGACCGGCATCCTCGGCGTGCTGCTCAAGCGGTTCGACGGGGTCCCCCATCTGCTGATGCAGGCCAAGATGGAGCCGGGCAACATCACCACGCTCCAGCTCTCGCCGACCGTGCAGGCCACCTTCAGCAACTACACGCGAGTGCACCGGGGCGCCGCCGTCCGCTACATCGACCATTTCCTCACCCCGGGCGCCGCGGACCGGGTCCACTACGACGCCCTGCAGAGCGAGCAGGGCTCGTGGTTCCTGGGCAAGCGCAACCGCAACATCGTCGTCGAGACGACCGCCGACGTCCCGGTCCACGAGGACTTCTGCTGGGTGCCGCGCCCGGTGATGGCGGAGCTGCTGCGGGTCGACAACCTCGTCAACATGGACTCACGCACGGTGCTCGCGGGGCTGCCCGACGAGGTGACCGGCGACGGCTCCGGCGAGGCTCCGCTCCCGGGGCGGGCGTCGGAGCAGCCGCTGCACGACACCGCGACGCTGCTGCACTGGTTCACCGGGGCCAAGATGCGTCACCGCTCCGAGCGCACGACGATCCCGCTGAGGCGGGTCGGCGGCTGGCACCGCGACGACCGGCGCGGCGAGATCGCCCACGAGGCGGGCCGGTACTTCCGGATCATCGGCGTCGACGTCGAGGCCGACAGCCGCGAGGTGCCCTCCTGGTCCCAGCCGATGCTGGCCCCGGCAGGACGCGGGGTCATCGCCTTCGTGAGCAAGGAGATCCGCGGGGAGCGCCATCTGCTGGTGCAGGCCCGTGCGGAGGCGGGCACCTTCGACGTCGCCGAGATCGGGCCCAGCGTGCAGTGCAACCCGGGCAATCTCGCCGAGTCCGCGCGGCGGCCGCCGTACCTGGACGCCGTGCTGGCCGCCCGGCCCGAGCAGGTGCTGTTCGACACCGTGCACTCCGAGGAGGGCGGCCGGTTCTACCACGCGGAGAACCGCTACCTGGTGGTCGACGGGACCGACATCCCCCTGGACGTCCCCGAGGACTACACCTGGATGACGGTCCGCCAGCTCACCCGGGCAGGCCGGATCGGCAACCTCGTCGACGTCGAGGCCCGCACCCTCCTGGCGTGCGTCCGTACCCTGCCCGGCCACGGGGCGTCCCGGTGA
- a CDS encoding Gfo/Idh/MocA family protein, translated as MSALRIGVAGCADIALRRMLPAFEASPHTVVTAIASRTADKARAAADTFGCAAVVGYDALLERSDVDAVYVPLPVALHARWTERALRAGKHVLAEKPLTARADDTVRLLGLAREHGVVLAENYLFVHHSAYTSVRDLVAQGAVGEVRALHASFTIPPRPADDIRYRADLDGGALLDIGVYPVRLASLLLGPELRVHGAVLRHDTARGVDLGGSALLGDPATGASAQLVFGMEHGYTAGWRLLGSEGSLALDRAYSPPAGHRPVLRIERAGGAEERVLPAHDQAATAVAAFAESVRHRRTGGAADAGDAGDAAAVVRQARLVDEIRRTAHLVKV; from the coding sequence GTGAGCGCGCTGAGGATCGGTGTGGCGGGCTGTGCCGACATCGCGCTGCGCCGCATGCTGCCCGCCTTCGAGGCCTCCCCCCACACGGTCGTGACGGCGATCGCCAGCCGCACCGCCGACAAGGCCCGGGCCGCCGCCGACACCTTCGGCTGCGCGGCCGTCGTGGGATACGACGCCCTGCTCGAACGGTCCGACGTGGACGCCGTGTACGTACCGCTGCCGGTCGCCCTGCACGCCCGGTGGACCGAGCGCGCGCTGCGCGCGGGCAAGCACGTCCTGGCCGAGAAGCCGCTCACCGCACGGGCCGACGACACCGTCCGGCTGCTCGGCCTCGCCCGCGAGCACGGTGTCGTCCTCGCCGAGAACTACCTGTTCGTCCACCACAGCGCGTACACGTCCGTACGGGACCTGGTGGCCCAGGGGGCGGTCGGCGAGGTACGGGCGCTGCACGCCTCGTTCACGATCCCGCCGCGCCCCGCCGACGACATCCGCTACCGCGCCGACCTGGACGGCGGGGCCCTTCTCGACATCGGCGTGTACCCGGTCCGGCTGGCCTCCCTGCTGCTCGGACCCGAGCTGCGCGTGCACGGCGCCGTCCTGCGCCACGACACCGCGCGCGGCGTCGACCTCGGCGGCAGCGCGCTGCTCGGCGATCCCGCCACGGGGGCGAGTGCCCAGCTGGTCTTCGGCATGGAGCACGGGTACACGGCGGGCTGGCGGCTGCTCGGCAGCGAGGGCAGCCTGGCCCTCGACCGCGCCTACTCCCCGCCGGCGGGGCACCGCCCGGTGCTGCGGATCGAGCGTGCGGGCGGCGCCGAGGAACGCGTCCTGCCCGCCCACGACCAGGCGGCCACCGCGGTCGCCGCCTTCGCCGAGTCCGTACGGCACCGGCGCACGGGCGGCGCGGCCGACGCGGGCGACGCGGGCGACGCGGCAGCCGTGGTGCGCCAGGCCCGGCTGGTGGACGAGATCCGCCGGACCGCCCACCTCGTGAAGGTCTGA
- a CDS encoding dTDP-4-dehydrorhamnose 3,5-epimerase family protein, producing MDIREIPQVPGSYVITPHQWPDPRGTFFESLRTDLVGEAVGRPFEVRQINYSTSRRNTLRGIHGVLIPPGQAKYVTCVRGALRDMVVDLRVGSPTFGQSASTLLTPENGMAVHVTEGLGHGFLALTDDTCISYALSTAHVPGTQFEIDPLDPELALPWGHEEPPLLSEKDARAPSLRTALERGILPRWPGTAPAGAHRKNGTP from the coding sequence ATGGACATCCGAGAGATCCCGCAGGTCCCGGGCTCCTACGTGATCACCCCGCACCAGTGGCCCGATCCGCGCGGCACGTTCTTCGAGTCGCTCCGCACCGACCTGGTGGGCGAGGCCGTCGGGCGCCCCTTCGAGGTACGGCAGATCAACTACTCGACCTCGCGCCGCAACACCCTGCGCGGCATCCACGGCGTGCTCATCCCGCCCGGTCAGGCGAAGTACGTCACCTGCGTGCGCGGCGCGCTGCGCGACATGGTGGTGGACCTACGGGTCGGCTCGCCGACCTTCGGGCAGAGCGCGAGCACCCTGCTCACCCCCGAGAACGGGATGGCCGTACACGTCACCGAAGGTCTCGGCCACGGCTTCCTCGCCCTCACCGACGACACCTGCATCTCCTACGCCCTGTCGACCGCGCACGTCCCGGGCACCCAGTTCGAGATCGACCCGCTCGACCCCGAACTGGCACTGCCCTGGGGCCATGAGGAACCGCCCCTGCTGTCCGAGAAGGACGCCCGGGCACCGTCGCTGCGCACCGCTCTGGAGCGCGGCATCCTCCCCCGCTGGCCCGGCACCGCGCCCGCCGGGGCCCACCGAAAGAACGGGACACCATGA
- a CDS encoding DUF6365 family protein, translating to MKLLFLAPVVGTHGEVTTGLGLARLLAPAGITAHFVVDTHNAPQLKAAGVPGTVIDASMGTGVRAVVEDTVRAERPDVIVLSDYLSYWLMMHRVYRTDPWFVEQLGVPVIPLDLYEWENTDFRVDHFGLGLEVDRRILGMPVALRPAPWARPDPGPGSRALVYPFMRPLPRPGAGARRTVRSALGLREEDRLLSLSVSGWQRHAQSVEDPVTRGLARRVPERVAAALRRLPDTTRFLVVGPDLDGLEGLPAERTLRVPSCPPDRYQDLLDASDAVLSLHVPASALVRSVFSDLPAVHVGHSGPHTEEPDALAPYSMWPLRWNSVVRPLLADNPLTGTFRQAELLDTDGMVAAVDAVLNDPGERARLAEGRARYLALLDALPAVPEIFAEAVRRLG from the coding sequence ATGAAGCTGCTGTTCCTCGCGCCGGTCGTCGGCACCCACGGCGAGGTCACCACGGGTCTGGGCCTGGCCCGGCTCCTGGCACCCGCCGGCATCACCGCCCACTTCGTGGTGGACACCCACAACGCACCGCAGCTCAAGGCCGCCGGCGTGCCCGGCACCGTCATCGACGCGTCGATGGGTACGGGTGTCCGCGCGGTCGTCGAGGACACCGTACGGGCCGAGCGGCCCGACGTGATCGTGCTCAGCGACTACCTCTCGTACTGGCTGATGATGCACCGCGTCTACCGCACCGACCCCTGGTTCGTGGAGCAGCTCGGCGTCCCGGTGATCCCGCTCGACCTGTACGAGTGGGAGAACACCGACTTCCGCGTCGACCACTTCGGGCTCGGCCTGGAGGTGGACCGGCGGATCCTCGGCATGCCGGTCGCGCTGCGGCCCGCGCCCTGGGCCCGCCCCGACCCGGGCCCCGGCAGCCGTGCCCTGGTCTACCCGTTCATGCGTCCGCTGCCCCGCCCCGGCGCCGGGGCGCGCCGCACCGTGCGGTCCGCCCTCGGACTGCGCGAGGAGGACCGGCTGCTCTCCCTGTCCGTCTCGGGCTGGCAACGCCACGCCCAGTCGGTCGAGGACCCGGTGACGCGCGGCCTCGCCCGGCGGGTGCCCGAGCGGGTCGCCGCCGCGCTGCGCCGGCTGCCCGACACCACCCGCTTCCTGGTCGTCGGGCCCGACCTGGACGGTCTCGAAGGGCTGCCCGCCGAGCGCACCCTCCGGGTGCCGTCCTGCCCGCCCGACCGCTACCAGGACCTCCTGGACGCCTCGGACGCCGTGCTCTCGCTGCACGTACCCGCCTCGGCACTGGTCCGCTCGGTCTTCTCGGACCTGCCCGCCGTGCACGTCGGCCACAGCGGCCCGCACACCGAGGAGCCGGACGCCCTCGCCCCGTACAGCATGTGGCCGCTGCGCTGGAACTCCGTCGTCCGGCCGCTGCTCGCGGACAACCCTCTGACCGGCACCTTCCGGCAGGCCGAACTCCTCGACACCGACGGGATGGTGGCGGCCGTCGACGCCGTCCTGAACGACCCCGGGGAGCGCGCCCGGCTCGCGGAGGGACGCGCCCGCTATCTGGCCCTGCTCGACGCGCTGCCCGCCGTACCCGAGATCTTCGCGGAGGCCGTCCGCCGCCTGGGCTGA
- the rfbH gene encoding lipopolysaccharide biosynthesis protein RfbH — protein sequence MDAEKTHILAKVREYHRATEDLEFVPGVTPVQPAGATLDANDRVALVEAALDLRIAAGPSSRRFERDFARYFGLRKAHMTNSGSSANLLALTSLTSHTLGERRLRPGDEVITVAAGFPTTVNPIIQNGLVPVFVDVELGTYNTTAERVLAAVGPRTKAIMIAHALGNPFPVADIAAIAAEHGLYLVEDNCDAVGSYHRGRLTGTFGDLTTTSFYPAHHITTGEGGCVLTRNLALARIVEQLRDWGRDCWCEPGQDNTCFKRFDYQLGTLPHGYDHKYIFTHLGYNLKATDIQAALGVSQLTRLDSFGKARRANWQRMYEGLAEVPGLLLPRATEHSDPSWFGFVLTVLPDAPFTRRDLEGFLASRAIGTRRLFGGNLTRHPAYQGREFRVVGELANSDVITEHTLWVGVHPSLTDAMIDHVTGSIREFAASAR from the coding sequence ATGGACGCGGAGAAGACGCACATCCTGGCGAAGGTGCGCGAGTACCACCGGGCCACGGAGGACCTGGAGTTCGTGCCGGGAGTGACGCCGGTGCAGCCGGCGGGCGCGACACTCGACGCGAACGACCGGGTGGCGCTCGTCGAGGCGGCGCTCGACCTGCGGATCGCGGCCGGGCCCAGCAGCCGGCGCTTCGAGCGCGACTTCGCCCGCTACTTCGGCCTGCGCAAGGCGCACATGACCAACTCCGGTTCGTCGGCGAACCTCCTCGCCCTGACCTCGCTCACCTCCCACACGCTGGGCGAGCGCAGACTGCGCCCCGGTGACGAGGTGATCACCGTGGCGGCCGGATTCCCGACGACGGTCAACCCGATCATCCAGAACGGCCTGGTCCCCGTCTTCGTCGACGTCGAGCTCGGTACGTACAACACGACCGCGGAGCGGGTCCTCGCCGCGGTCGGCCCGCGGACGAAGGCGATCATGATCGCGCACGCGCTGGGCAACCCCTTCCCGGTGGCCGACATCGCCGCGATCGCCGCCGAACACGGCCTGTACCTCGTGGAGGACAACTGCGACGCGGTCGGCTCGTACCACCGCGGCCGGCTGACCGGCACCTTCGGCGATCTGACGACGACCAGCTTCTACCCGGCGCACCACATCACCACGGGCGAGGGCGGCTGCGTCCTGACCCGGAACCTGGCGCTGGCGCGGATCGTGGAGCAGCTGCGGGACTGGGGCCGGGACTGCTGGTGCGAGCCGGGCCAGGACAACACCTGCTTCAAACGCTTCGACTACCAGCTGGGGACGCTGCCGCACGGCTACGACCACAAGTACATCTTCACGCACCTCGGCTACAACCTGAAGGCCACCGACATCCAGGCGGCGCTCGGCGTCAGCCAGCTGACCAGGCTCGACTCGTTCGGCAAGGCCCGCCGGGCCAACTGGCAGCGGATGTACGAGGGGCTCGCGGAGGTCCCCGGGCTGCTGCTGCCCCGGGCGACGGAGCACAGCGACCCCAGCTGGTTCGGTTTCGTGCTCACCGTGCTGCCCGACGCGCCGTTCACCCGGCGCGATCTGGAGGGCTTCCTGGCCTCCCGGGCCATCGGCACCCGGCGGCTGTTCGGCGGCAATCTGACGCGCCACCCTGCCTACCAGGGCCGTGAGTTCCGGGTGGTGGGCGAGCTGGCCAACTCCGACGTCATCACCGAGCACACCCTGTGGGTGGGCGTCCACCCGAGCCTGACGGACGCGATGATCGACCATGTGACGGGCAGCATCCGGGAGTTCGCCGCCTCGGCGCGGTGA
- a CDS encoding NAD-dependent epimerase/dehydratase family protein, with translation MASRPRSAPCVLVLGGSGFVGGHVCAAFLAAGWEVHAWSRRARAPRGVTAHTVDLVRAGPGRLTDELAALAPRVVVNAAGAVWGASEEEMARANEEAVLRLMTAVTALGALAPRFVQLGSVHEHAATTVYGRTKAAATACVTAAGGTVLRLPNLLGPGTPEGSFLGGVAARLARAARTGEAVTVTTLAVRERREFLDVRDAADAVLASTAPPAASRTGGRSLDLGTGRPVDVRELLDTLIRLSGVPARVEERLPEPGHTPPGGLSGVEPGPSHEVAGELLGWRAVRDPEESLRGLWEAVAGASSGLPAGLEQGPSGGLATG, from the coding sequence ATGGCATCCCGTCCCCGCTCCGCGCCGTGTGTGCTCGTCCTCGGCGGCAGCGGATTCGTCGGAGGGCATGTGTGCGCCGCGTTCCTGGCCGCCGGCTGGGAGGTGCACGCCTGGTCCCGGCGCGCCCGGGCACCCAGAGGGGTCACGGCGCACACCGTCGACCTGGTGCGGGCCGGGCCGGGACGGCTGACGGACGAACTGGCCGCGCTGGCGCCGCGGGTGGTGGTCAACGCCGCCGGCGCGGTGTGGGGCGCGAGCGAGGAGGAGATGGCCCGGGCCAACGAGGAAGCGGTGCTCCGGCTCATGACGGCCGTGACCGCTCTGGGAGCCCTCGCGCCCCGGTTCGTCCAGCTCGGCAGCGTGCACGAGCACGCGGCGACGACCGTCTACGGCCGTACGAAGGCGGCGGCCACCGCGTGTGTGACGGCGGCGGGCGGTACGGTGCTGCGGCTGCCGAACCTGCTGGGTCCGGGCACCCCCGAGGGCAGTTTCCTGGGCGGGGTCGCCGCGCGGCTCGCCCGGGCCGCGCGCACCGGCGAAGCCGTGACCGTGACGACCCTCGCGGTGCGCGAGCGCCGTGAGTTCCTCGACGTACGGGACGCCGCCGACGCCGTGCTCGCGTCCACCGCGCCGCCCGCCGCCTCGCGGACGGGCGGCCGGTCCCTCGATCTGGGCACGGGCCGCCCGGTCGACGTACGGGAGCTCCTCGACACGCTCATCCGGCTCAGCGGGGTGCCCGCGCGCGTGGAGGAGCGCCTCCCGGAGCCGGGTCACACACCGCCCGGCGGCCTGTCCGGGGTGGAGCCGGGACCGTCCCACGAGGTCGCCGGGGAGCTCCTCGGCTGGCGGGCGGTGCGCGACCCGGAGGAATCGCTGCGGGGGCTGTGGGAGGCGGTGGCCGGGGCTTCCAGCGGGCTTCCAGCGGGGCTCGAGCAGGGGCCCAGCGGCGGGCTAGCGACCGGCTAG